A genomic region of Deinococcus betulae contains the following coding sequences:
- a CDS encoding helix-turn-helix domain-containing protein: MNEEIRAKVDARLREKGLSRADLARATGKTPQAITRALNGGKDSGSAPPVWAAILEALDLHLTVEPEKGESKKANS; this comes from the coding sequence ATGAACGAAGAGATACGAGCGAAAGTGGATGCCCGCCTGAGAGAGAAGGGGCTGAGCCGCGCCGACCTAGCCCGGGCCACGGGGAAGACGCCGCAGGCTATAACTCGTGCTCTCAACGGCGGTAAAGACAGTGGCAGCGCACCACCCGTGTGGGCCGCCATCCTTGAAGCACTTGATCTGCACTTAACGGTGGAGCCAGAGAAGGGTGAATCAAAAAAAGCGAACTCTTAG
- a CDS encoding MarR family winged helix-turn-helix transcriptional regulator, with amino-acid sequence MADLYEAAGAARRVGELIAGTEHQTQVRWQTMYTIAAQRLTVPQVARRMGVSRQNVQRVVGDLERDGLVRFEANPDHRTSPLLVLTEEGQPILDRLNTAAAQAHQVQLEWLPEAEVEATRQALRQLTATLQRYEALKGTA; translated from the coding sequence ATGGCTGACCTCTACGAAGCCGCCGGTGCGGCCCGGCGAGTGGGGGAACTGATCGCTGGCACTGAGCACCAAACACAAGTGCGCTGGCAAACGATGTACACGATTGCGGCCCAGCGCCTGACGGTGCCGCAGGTGGCCCGCCGGATGGGCGTCAGCCGCCAGAACGTCCAGCGGGTGGTGGGGGACCTGGAACGGGACGGGCTCGTGCGTTTTGAGGCCAACCCAGACCACCGCACGTCACCCTTGCTGGTGTTAACCGAAGAGGGCCAGCCGATCTTGGACCGTCTGAATACGGCGGCGGCGCAGGCGCATCAGGTGCAACTCGAATGGTTGCCGGAAGCCGAAGTCGAGGCCACCCGACAAGCACTCCGGCAATTAACGGCCACTCTCCAGCGCTATGAAGCACTCAAGGGAACTGCCTGA
- a CDS encoding DUF1398 domain-containing protein, with protein sequence MSMLDRLEAAQQRAATIRPKVGGFPYLAECLRQIGVQRVDCDVPAFSMLYVTVEGSVLEQGPPLAQGKAVVPPFQEAALVATLRADQAGETTFPEFMAGSWQAGIVRYQVDLKGRTCTYIGVNGEQYIEHYPHVELPK encoded by the coding sequence ATGTCCATGCTTGACCGTCTCGAAGCCGCTCAGCAGCGTGCCGCTACCATCCGCCCTAAGGTCGGCGGCTTCCCCTACCTTGCGGAATGTCTACGCCAGATCGGCGTGCAGCGAGTGGACTGTGATGTCCCTGCTTTCTCCATGCTCTACGTCACAGTGGAAGGGTCGGTGCTAGAACAGGGGCCACCACTCGCCCAAGGCAAAGCCGTGGTGCCGCCCTTCCAAGAGGCTGCCTTGGTGGCTACACTCCGGGCGGATCAGGCCGGCGAAACGACGTTCCCGGAATTTATGGCCGGTAGCTGGCAAGCCGGGATCGTGCGGTATCAAGTGGATCTGAAAGGCCGTACCTGCACTTATATAGGCGTCAACGGCGAGCAGTACATTGAGCATTATCCACACGTTGAACTCCCTAAATAA
- a CDS encoding DUF817 family protein gives MPRPLWRTLWHFTLSQVAACTFAFAVVALLLLSRTLPLAQWGVPRYDFLLLGCLLVQLILVTIRFETMREAGVILLFHLLGFFLEAFKVARGGWAYPEEAWSKVLDVPLYAGFMYASVGSYVAQAWRRCQLQVEGVPPLRVQAALIAATYLHFFLAPSVAVRLGVSLALVLAYRRAAVTFTVAGEAHRMPLLLAFVLIGGFVYLAENLATALGAWVYPYQVGGWQPVAPAKWWAWGLMTTPAFLVVSALKTWEARRSLGVLNSRDAAQASPGEEEGAGIHQV, from the coding sequence ATGCCTCGCCCCCTCTGGCGCACGCTCTGGCACTTCACGCTGAGCCAAGTCGCCGCCTGCACCTTTGCCTTCGCCGTGGTCGCCTTGCTCCTGCTGTCCCGCACGCTGCCTCTGGCCCAGTGGGGGGTGCCCCGGTACGATTTCCTGCTGCTCGGCTGCCTCTTGGTGCAGCTGATCTTGGTGACCATTCGCTTCGAGACCATGCGGGAAGCCGGCGTCATTCTGCTGTTTCACCTGCTGGGTTTCTTTCTCGAAGCTTTCAAAGTGGCGCGGGGCGGCTGGGCCTACCCGGAAGAGGCCTGGAGCAAGGTACTGGACGTCCCTCTGTACGCCGGGTTCATGTACGCCAGTGTGGGCAGTTACGTGGCCCAGGCCTGGCGCCGCTGTCAGCTTCAAGTGGAAGGTGTGCCACCACTGCGCGTTCAAGCTGCCCTGATCGCCGCCACATACCTGCATTTCTTCCTGGCGCCCAGTGTGGCGGTCCGGCTGGGGGTGAGTCTCGCCCTGGTGCTGGCGTACCGGCGAGCGGCCGTCACGTTCACTGTGGCGGGCGAAGCCCACCGAATGCCGCTGCTGCTGGCCTTCGTATTGATCGGCGGCTTCGTGTACCTGGCGGAGAATCTGGCAACGGCGCTGGGGGCGTGGGTCTACCCGTATCAAGTGGGCGGGTGGCAGCCGGTGGCGCCGGCCAAATGGTGGGCCTGGGGGCTCATGACCACGCCGGCTTTTCTGGTGGTCTCAGCTCTCAAGACGTGGGAGGCTCGCCGTTCGCTCGGAGTGCTGAACTCGCGTGACGCGGCACAAGCCAGCCCTGGTGAAGAGGAAGGCGCTGGCATTCATCAGGTGTGA
- a CDS encoding tyrosine-type recombinase/integrase, which yields MTENGGKRAKRGQGEGSFTALPDGRVRWRVMVTTDAGERRHFSGTAKNLTAARAEVREARKFKEYGDLPPREVLTVEQLITEYIDARERSGAIKGRSVKDYHYSLRHYIAPSLGPLKAQGVNAQRLKDFYAGLASNGERTRGKIHALIRAAYRWGMREGRVMADPTVRGRPERMSTRGPARPEAFTPDEAVKFYEAARTDRWGWPLAFMLATGLRPGEALALTWADVTFRPDGSAVVKVGRTRSAVGGKVYEDTPKTHAGTRTVTVTGSAVQVLRDSEAQQERERGARLRDSGRSYTVTPYVFTSRAGTPWHPDNLRRPMGKLCAAAGVTALSPHKLRHSYASLMAARGVPVEVLSSQLGHSSASVTRDVYRHVYDVEREGLTFDPVPPASREVKRVTVKAKRMKSRAAEVEPAQDTPSAAHEARAVKERGRA from the coding sequence ATGACAGAGAACGGGGGCAAGCGGGCAAAGCGGGGGCAGGGTGAGGGTAGCTTTACCGCGTTACCAGATGGGCGCGTGCGCTGGCGGGTCATGGTGACAACGGACGCGGGTGAGCGGCGGCATTTCAGCGGCACCGCTAAGAACCTCACAGCAGCCCGCGCCGAGGTGCGTGAGGCCCGGAAGTTCAAGGAATACGGCGATCTGCCCCCCCGTGAAGTGCTCACCGTCGAGCAACTCATCACGGAATACATAGACGCTCGCGAGCGGTCAGGGGCGATCAAGGGGCGCAGCGTGAAGGATTATCACTATTCACTGCGCCACTACATCGCGCCCAGCCTGGGGCCGCTTAAGGCCCAGGGCGTGAACGCTCAGCGGCTCAAGGATTTTTACGCAGGGCTCGCGTCCAACGGCGAGCGCACACGGGGCAAGATTCATGCCTTGATAAGGGCCGCGTACCGCTGGGGGATGCGTGAGGGGCGGGTCATGGCTGACCCCACGGTGAGGGGACGCCCTGAGCGCATGAGCACGCGGGGCCCCGCTCGACCTGAGGCGTTCACGCCAGATGAGGCGGTGAAGTTCTATGAAGCGGCCCGCACTGACCGGTGGGGCTGGCCGCTCGCGTTCATGCTGGCAACTGGACTGCGCCCAGGTGAGGCCCTTGCGCTGACCTGGGCTGACGTGACGTTCAGACCGGACGGCTCAGCGGTGGTGAAGGTGGGGCGCACCCGTAGCGCGGTGGGCGGGAAAGTCTATGAGGACACGCCGAAAACACACGCGGGCACCCGTACCGTGACCGTGACCGGCAGCGCCGTGCAGGTGCTCAGAGATTCTGAGGCCCAGCAGGAACGCGAGCGCGGGGCACGGCTCAGAGACAGTGGGCGGTCCTACACCGTCACCCCTTACGTGTTCACCTCGCGGGCGGGCACGCCCTGGCACCCAGACAACCTCAGGCGGCCTATGGGGAAACTGTGCGCGGCTGCTGGGGTCACGGCCCTCTCACCGCACAAGCTCCGGCATTCCTACGCTTCACTCATGGCCGCGCGGGGGGTGCCTGTCGAGGTGCTCAGCTCGCAACTGGGGCACAGCAGCGCGAGCGTCACCCGTGACGTGTACCGCCATGTGTATGACGTTGAGCGCGAGGGCCTCACGTTTGACCCAGTGCCCCCAGCCTCGCGCGAGGTAAAGCGGGTGACGGTGAAAGCGAAGCGGATGAAGTCGCGTGCCGCCGAGGTCGAGCCCGCCCAGGACACACCCAGCGCGGCCCATGAAGCTCGAGCGGTGAAGGAAAGGGGGAGAGCGTAG
- a CDS encoding excalibur calcium-binding domain-containing protein has product MTRVSGYTRSDGTYVRPYIRGGGSGGYSTYTPVSLTFGSCAEARSSGFSNIPRGSASYSSGLDRDGDGIACEAGEGGSSTSSAGGVSFSTSTMPRNSAGGPPRPAQAVAGVAYFAARDLKTSGAVLTADGKKYTLQFSGHAAQLELGNTAVRVDQQTATLNAAPILHAGKLYVPVRLVEKLGCAITEVGANFFGAECKNYVVIGSDDILVW; this is encoded by the coding sequence GTGACTCGGGTCAGCGGGTATACCCGGAGTGACGGCACATACGTGCGTCCTTACATCCGGGGCGGAGGCAGCGGTGGTTACAGCACCTACACGCCAGTGTCTCTGACGTTTGGCAGCTGCGCCGAGGCCCGCAGTTCTGGCTTCTCGAACATTCCACGCGGCAGCGCCAGCTACAGTTCCGGCCTTGACCGTGATGGCGACGGCATTGCCTGTGAGGCCGGCGAGGGCGGATCATCCACATCGTCAGCCGGTGGCGTGTCGTTCAGCACCAGTACCATGCCTAGAAACTCGGCCGGCGGCCCACCGCGCCCCGCTCAGGCAGTGGCTGGCGTGGCGTACTTCGCAGCGCGTGACCTGAAGACCAGTGGAGCTGTTCTGACGGCAGACGGGAAGAAGTACACCCTGCAATTCAGCGGCCATGCGGCGCAGTTGGAGTTGGGGAACACGGCCGTGCGTGTTGACCAGCAGACTGCCACCCTCAATGCCGCGCCCATCCTGCACGCCGGCAAACTTTACGTGCCCGTGCGCCTTGTTGAGAAATTGGGCTGCGCCATTACTGAAGTAGGCGCCAACTTCTTCGGAGCAGAATGTAAAAACTACGTTGTCATCGGTTCAGACGACATTCTGGTCTGGTGA
- a CDS encoding helix-turn-helix domain-containing protein yields the protein MTWPELETILRGHAAQQPRGFAAQLARKLEIKPPTVAQVLAGDKRIPPEWLGPMLELMGLELVVQRKF from the coding sequence ATGACCTGGCCAGAACTTGAAACTATTCTCAGAGGCCATGCTGCGCAGCAGCCGCGAGGGTTCGCCGCGCAGCTAGCCCGCAAGCTGGAAATCAAACCGCCAACCGTGGCTCAGGTGCTTGCTGGCGACAAACGCATTCCCCCTGAATGGCTGGGGCCAATGCTTGAACTGATGGGGCTGGAGCTTGTGGTACAGCGCAAATTCTGA
- a CDS encoding DUF3560 domain-containing protein: MTSPVTNGTACYNLDNDRLYWTPAERLGPVDYAEARKAGFSWWGGSAAFVAVWTPDREDHLLRHVAEITHEADPDDPQARVLRFAGYAAAAVGRSNERVAAAMQGLPPMGEPVKYGHHSAKRHLRALERSDQNMRAAVEEGRKAEYWKDRAQGTERRARQQSDPDVVRRRIAELEKRRRQQDRTLAREGLSEAGRNWATRWHEHLTLRIAFEEGRLADLAPAPFAPLTSYKKGDVVAHQRWGKCQVLNVGRVNLKLAQLEGATKGWTWSAPPYEVQPWLPSGSDYPQPSLPPVDKS; the protein is encoded by the coding sequence GTGACCTCGCCGGTCACCAACGGGACCGCCTGCTACAACCTCGATAACGACCGCCTGTACTGGACGCCTGCTGAGCGTCTGGGGCCGGTGGACTATGCCGAGGCGCGGAAGGCGGGCTTCAGCTGGTGGGGCGGCAGCGCGGCCTTCGTGGCCGTGTGGACGCCCGACCGCGAGGACCACCTGCTGCGGCACGTCGCGGAGATCACACACGAGGCAGACCCCGATGACCCGCAGGCCCGCGTGCTCCGATTTGCCGGATACGCCGCCGCCGCCGTGGGTCGTTCGAACGAACGGGTGGCGGCGGCGATGCAGGGCCTGCCACCGATGGGTGAGCCCGTGAAATACGGCCATCACTCAGCCAAGCGGCACCTGCGGGCCCTTGAGCGCAGCGACCAGAACATGCGCGCCGCCGTGGAGGAGGGCCGGAAAGCGGAGTACTGGAAGGACCGCGCCCAGGGCACCGAGCGGCGGGCCCGGCAGCAGTCAGACCCCGATGTGGTGCGCCGCCGGATTGCCGAACTGGAGAAGCGGCGGCGGCAGCAGGACCGCACCCTGGCGCGCGAGGGGCTGAGCGAGGCGGGCCGCAACTGGGCCACGCGCTGGCACGAGCACCTGACGCTGCGCATCGCGTTCGAGGAAGGGCGCTTGGCCGACCTGGCGCCCGCCCCCTTCGCGCCGCTGACCAGCTACAAGAAGGGCGACGTGGTGGCCCACCAGCGCTGGGGCAAGTGCCAGGTCCTGAACGTCGGCCGGGTGAACCTGAAGCTGGCCCAGCTGGAGGGCGCCACGAAGGGCTGGACGTGGAGCGCGCCGCCCTACGAGGTGCAGCCCTGGCTGCCCTCAGGGAGTGATTATCCACAGCCCTCCCTCCCGCCTGTGGATAAGTCGTGA
- a CDS encoding glycoside hydrolase family 19 protein, translating into MITPALIRSLGYAGMPASVAETWADALDAAFARFGIRTPLQQAHILAQFMHESGSLRWVKEIWGPTAQQLRYDPASGTQLSRELGNTQVGDGKRYMGRGPIQLTGRGNYRAAGAELGLPLEAQPELVERPDIGALVAARYFARRTLKGRTLLEIANDGPDDQTVFAISRGVNGLNKDGVPNHLAEREAKFRTAWAALGTRPQVLLVPKGGGDPEPWDGKPAVYGGTALSEGLIEQLRTVYPRGSGPHTYEGVRLWHRQNGEIVLERLKS; encoded by the coding sequence ATGATCACACCTGCCTTGATTCGCAGTCTGGGTTACGCCGGCATGCCCGCAAGCGTGGCCGAGACCTGGGCCGACGCCCTCGACGCCGCCTTCGCGCGGTTTGGGATTCGTACACCGTTGCAGCAGGCGCATATCCTGGCGCAGTTCATGCACGAGAGCGGCAGCCTGCGGTGGGTAAAAGAGATCTGGGGCCCGACGGCGCAGCAGCTGCGGTATGACCCGGCCAGTGGCACCCAGCTCTCACGCGAACTCGGCAACACCCAGGTTGGCGACGGCAAACGCTACATGGGACGGGGCCCGATCCAGCTGACCGGGCGGGGGAACTACCGGGCGGCTGGTGCCGAGCTTGGCCTGCCCCTGGAAGCGCAGCCGGAACTGGTGGAGCGGCCGGACATTGGGGCACTGGTGGCTGCGCGGTACTTCGCCCGCCGAACGCTCAAGGGCCGCACGCTGCTGGAGATTGCGAATGATGGGCCGGATGATCAGACGGTTTTCGCCATCAGCCGGGGCGTGAATGGCCTGAACAAGGACGGGGTGCCGAATCACCTAGCCGAGCGAGAGGCCAAGTTCAGGACCGCTTGGGCAGCACTTGGCACCCGCCCGCAAGTGTTGCTGGTGCCGAAGGGGGGCGGGGACCCTGAGCCTTGGGACGGGAAGCCGGCGGTCTACGGCGGAACCGCCCTCTCGGAGGGGCTAATCGAGCAGCTACGCACGGTGTACCCGCGTGGCAGTGGGCCGCACACCTATGAGGGCGTGCGCCTGTGGCACCGGCAGAACGGGGAGATCGTGCTGGAACGGCTCAAGAGCTAG
- a CDS encoding GDSL-type esterase/lipase family protein, which yields MDIKATQLDALPGTPEPGTMYFIRLSDGTAALHVTGQDGTPYRVVGPADGDTPPPTEVTRSGPVTNRLTLTGPADVGQRIRPSVNIPLTEIIIENASRYGRVAIALLALDSTYPSYGAAAVTDGNNLRTTMPAGAVLLANHDYDLHVGALGNGLDGTTYGGYLTSIQLSAGHTWTGLAVTGDVRHFSGTAQTVTGTPQAQIAAQYVTGDMSGTDRSGITFRAHEPATVTYDPETRTVTNGFGALDLALAGLSELPYTDIEEVSGSGMLYLGSFQSAEAAVVEALSLYIGSSGGTGTITIRDEGAARGDGSGQVVATGSAALGALGWAEFLLLAPLAVPMGTEHRFEVYFSRSGGSGAVNIGRNNTTQPNNGVVLTQYTRTHDRQFLTSYTATDLNHCYAMRIRSDISGFLRGTLPLSHVDLGAADAAPAHTLDVLGDSIAAGQWDLGASGGAAAAFTARLAGRLNWPWANHGVSGSTVAAGSAGISPMVNRTAALLSIPAGHILLAGGTNDFNSGVPLGTLLSTSTATFYGAVRATLTALLDGAPNSVLYAMTPIYRAPTNGAISEVGDTKNSAGHTLEQYRQAIRDVVALLQHDGYAERLVLLDVGRDLTPWFRASAATYMDAATGYHPNAAGQSLLADYWQTRLVNATANVVSRESYPLTQPQDDVTLGGTAAYTSTGLALDGGGRAFVEAPGTFDDDVFTCRIVARATGGAGTFRTLVDNREEGASSSTRRGWNMYAGSGDVWELWTASDPAGAEGGWLRRLGPTITLGQWVVLTVMVSATQTRLYVNGVEVIAEVTGYKPSNTQLRIGSIDAPSEVLGFIGDVAYMEYEPGVANPSGESGRYVALQELMAARGISLS from the coding sequence ATGGACATAAAAGCCACGCAACTGGACGCCCTACCCGGCACACCTGAACCCGGCACGATGTATTTCATTCGGCTGTCGGACGGCACAGCCGCGCTGCACGTCACGGGCCAGGACGGCACGCCCTACCGCGTCGTCGGCCCCGCGGACGGCGACACCCCACCCCCCACCGAGGTCACCCGCAGCGGCCCGGTGACCAACCGCCTGACTTTGACCGGCCCTGCCGACGTGGGTCAGCGCATCCGGCCCAGCGTCAACATCCCACTGACGGAAATCATCATTGAGAATGCCAGTAGATACGGTCGAGTCGCCATCGCTCTGCTCGCTCTGGACAGCACCTACCCCTCATACGGGGCCGCTGCGGTTACTGATGGCAACAATCTCCGAACCACGATGCCCGCTGGGGCGGTGCTCCTGGCCAATCATGATTACGACTTGCACGTTGGGGCTCTCGGGAACGGTCTCGACGGCACCACCTATGGGGGCTACCTGACCAGCATCCAGCTCAGCGCAGGCCACACCTGGACTGGACTGGCCGTGACCGGCGACGTTCGGCACTTTTCGGGGACGGCCCAGACCGTCACGGGCACGCCTCAGGCGCAGATTGCGGCCCAGTACGTCACGGGCGACATGAGCGGCACAGACCGTAGCGGCATCACGTTCCGCGCTCACGAGCCCGCCACGGTCACCTATGACCCGGAAACCCGCACCGTGACCAATGGGTTTGGTGCTCTCGATCTCGCCCTCGCGGGCCTGAGCGAACTGCCCTACACCGACATTGAGGAAGTGTCGGGCAGTGGCATGCTGTATCTCGGGAGCTTCCAAAGCGCCGAGGCCGCCGTTGTCGAGGCTCTGAGTCTCTACATCGGTTCAAGCGGCGGCACAGGGACCATCACCATCCGGGACGAGGGCGCGGCCCGTGGGGATGGCAGTGGTCAGGTGGTGGCTACTGGTTCTGCTGCGCTGGGTGCGTTGGGCTGGGCAGAATTTCTACTTCTCGCGCCCCTGGCCGTTCCCATGGGGACTGAACATCGTTTCGAGGTCTACTTCTCGCGCTCAGGCGGATCGGGCGCAGTGAACATCGGGCGAAATAACACGACTCAACCGAACAATGGCGTGGTCCTGACTCAATACACGCGGACCCATGACCGCCAGTTCCTCACGTCGTACACCGCCACCGACCTGAATCACTGCTATGCCATGCGGATCCGGTCAGATATCTCGGGCTTTTTGAGGGGCACACTGCCCTTGAGTCACGTAGACCTCGGCGCCGCAGATGCAGCGCCGGCCCACACCCTGGATGTGCTCGGTGACAGCATTGCGGCGGGCCAGTGGGATTTGGGCGCGAGTGGCGGCGCGGCGGCGGCGTTCACGGCGCGTTTGGCTGGCAGGTTGAACTGGCCCTGGGCAAACCACGGCGTCAGCGGCAGTACCGTGGCCGCTGGTAGTGCGGGGATCAGCCCGATGGTGAACCGCACCGCCGCCCTGCTGAGCATCCCAGCGGGGCATATTCTCCTGGCAGGCGGGACGAACGACTTTAACTCGGGTGTACCGCTGGGCACGTTGCTCAGCACCTCGACGGCCACGTTTTACGGGGCAGTCCGCGCGACCCTGACGGCCCTCCTCGACGGTGCACCAAACAGCGTGCTTTACGCTATGACCCCGATCTACCGGGCACCGACAAATGGCGCGATCAGCGAGGTGGGTGACACCAAAAACAGCGCTGGGCACACGCTGGAACAATACCGGCAGGCCATCCGGGATGTCGTTGCGCTTCTGCAACACGATGGCTATGCCGAGCGCCTCGTGCTGCTGGATGTGGGTCGTGATCTGACCCCCTGGTTCCGCGCATCGGCTGCGACCTACATGGATGCGGCCACGGGGTACCACCCCAACGCGGCGGGGCAGAGCCTGCTGGCGGACTACTGGCAAACACGTCTCGTCAACGCCACCGCCAACGTGGTGAGCCGAGAGAGCTACCCCCTCACGCAGCCGCAGGATGATGTGACCCTGGGGGGCACAGCGGCCTACACCAGTACGGGGCTGGCTCTGGATGGCGGGGGCCGGGCGTTTGTTGAGGCACCGGGGACGTTTGATGATGACGTGTTTACGTGCCGCATCGTTGCGAGAGCGACTGGCGGCGCAGGCACCTTCAGAACGCTCGTGGACAACCGCGAGGAGGGGGCGTCGAGTAGCACCCGCCGGGGCTGGAACATGTACGCGGGCAGCGGCGATGTCTGGGAGCTGTGGACCGCCAGTGACCCTGCAGGCGCTGAGGGTGGCTGGCTGCGGCGCCTCGGACCGACCATCACGCTGGGGCAGTGGGTGGTGTTGACCGTCATGGTGTCGGCCACACAGACCCGCCTGTACGTGAACGGCGTGGAAGTCATTGCAGAGGTCACTGGGTACAAACCGAGCAACACGCAGTTGCGCATCGGCAGCATTGATGCCCCGTCCGAGGTCCTTGGGTTCATTGGAGACGTGGCCTACATGGAGTATGAACCAGGGGTGGCCAACCCATCAGGTGAGTCGGGGCGCTATGTCGCACTCCAGGAGCTGATGGCGGCGCGCGGTATTTCGCTGTCCTGA